The following are encoded in a window of Candidatus Kapaibacterium sp. genomic DNA:
- the frr gene encoding ribosome recycling factor, translating to MFNQELVEEIKANMIKSVDFFKQQLAKVRTGRASSSLIDGVTVDYYGTPTPVSQVGGVSAPDARTILIQPYDRSIIQDIEKAIRSADLGFNPQNDGTVIRIPVPPLTEQRRKDFVKMCKKYAEEARVAIRSVRRDGIDALKKAEKDKIVTEDDRKRGEEEIQKHTDEYVKSVDVLLEVKEKELMED from the coding sequence ATGTTTAACCAAGAATTAGTAGAAGAAATTAAAGCCAATATGATTAAATCTGTAGATTTTTTCAAACAACAATTGGCAAAAGTCCGCACAGGCAGAGCATCGTCATCATTGATTGATGGCGTAACTGTTGACTATTACGGCACTCCAACGCCTGTGTCACAAGTGGGTGGCGTATCGGCTCCCGATGCCCGAACCATACTCATTCAGCCATACGACCGCTCAATCATCCAAGATATTGAAAAAGCGATTCGCTCAGCTGACCTCGGATTCAACCCGCAAAACGACGGCACAGTCATTCGTATTCCGGTACCGCCACTGACAGAACAACGCAGAAAAGACTTCGTCAAGATGTGCAAAAAGTACGCCGAAGAAGCTCGTGTAGCAATCCGCAGCGTTCGTCGCGACGGAATTGATGCACTCAAGAAAGCCGAAAAGGACAAAATTGTCACCGAAGACGACCGCAAACGCGGCGAAGAGGAAATTCAAAAACACACCGACGAATACGTCAAAAGTGTTGATGTACTGCTCGAAGTCAAAGAAAAAGAATTGATGGAAGATTAA